One part of the Myxococcales bacterium genome encodes these proteins:
- the purL gene encoding phosphoribosylformylglycinamidine synthase: MFALPGNSAFSAARLAKQLARVQAQNPEVTGLDARFIHLVELRAELTAEDRATLSRLLHYGPREELTEREGERFWVLPRFGTISPWSSKATDIAHLCGLAGVRRIERGIAYTVVGRIMDRPSLEASLHDRMTEVVIDAMEDAARLFAHADPRPLATVDVLGQGRAALETANGTLGLALAPDEIDYLVHSFVQLGRNPTDVELMMFAQANSEHCRHKIFNAAFVIDGEPQPDSLFRMIRRSTEASPKGVLSAYKDNAAVIEGSEGGRFFPHPDTGVYAAHREPVHILMKVETHNHPTAISPFPGASTGSGGEIRDEGATGRGSKPKAGLAGFSVSNLRLPEALQPWEAEYGKPARIASALDIMLEAPLGAAAFNNEFGRPNLTGYFRTFELEVPGVNGPEVRGYHKPIMLAGGLGNIRAGDVEKQEIPPGSPLIVLGGPAMLIGLGGGAASSMAQGASHEDLDFASVQRDNAEMERRCQEVIDRCWALGSDNPILSVHDVGAGGLSNALPELVHGSDRGAVFELRKVPNDEPGMSPLEIWCNEAQERYVLAVSAKGLARFEALCQRERAPYAVLGVATAEGHLTVNDSHFGNKPIDVPLGLILDKPPKMVRNVTRAEPKLTPVAFSGVDVAEAVQRVLRLPTVADKTFLITIGDRSVTGLVARDQMVGPYQVPVADAAVTATSFDTYAGEAMAMGERTPLALVNAAAAARMTVAEALTNLASADVATLGQIKLSANWMAPAGAPGEDAKLYEAVKTVGTELCPALGIAIPVGKDSMSMRTVWSEAGTSKAVTAPLSLIVSAFAPVADVRKTWTPALTSGPEPTRLLLLDLADGRERLGGSALAQVFGQLGNEAPDLDDPERLTGFWLALAKLRAGGRVLAYHDRSDGGLFVTLVEMAFAGGVGLSVSVDELQGSTLGALFAEELGAVVQVPLSAVAEVQAAFAGTGVKVRDVGTPLPEDRVVVQSGGQVIFESSRSALRAAWSETTFHMQSLRDDPACAEEEQAERTDASDPGRSARLTFDAAADVAAPFIATGVRPRMAILREQGVNGQIEMAAAFDRAGFEAVDVHMSDILEGRMTLASFKGLVACGGFSYGDVLGAGEGWAKSILFNARARDVFEVFFRRADTFALGVCNGCQMMSNLHSLIPGAELWPRFVRNRSDRFEARLPLLRMETTPSLFFAGMEGSQLPIALAHGEGRAEFRDEGHLQALESAGLVAARFVNNRGAVATTYPANPNGSPQGITAVTTTDGRVTVMMPHPERVFRTVSLSWHPEGWGDDSPWMRMFRNARVAVG; this comes from the coding sequence GTGTTTGCTCTCCCTGGCAATTCCGCGTTTTCGGCCGCCCGTCTGGCCAAGCAGCTGGCTCGGGTTCAGGCCCAAAATCCGGAGGTCACGGGCCTCGACGCCCGTTTCATCCATCTGGTGGAGCTTCGCGCCGAGCTCACGGCGGAGGACAGGGCCACCCTCTCCCGTCTTTTGCACTACGGCCCCCGCGAGGAGCTGACGGAACGCGAGGGGGAACGGTTCTGGGTGTTGCCGCGCTTCGGCACCATATCGCCCTGGTCCTCGAAGGCCACGGACATCGCCCACCTCTGCGGGCTTGCGGGCGTGCGCCGGATCGAGCGAGGCATCGCGTACACCGTCGTGGGGCGGATCATGGACCGCCCGTCGCTCGAGGCCAGCCTTCATGATCGGATGACCGAGGTGGTGATCGACGCCATGGAGGACGCGGCCCGGCTGTTCGCGCATGCCGACCCGCGGCCGCTTGCCACGGTGGACGTGCTCGGCCAAGGCCGCGCCGCGCTCGAGACCGCCAACGGCACGTTGGGCTTGGCCCTGGCGCCCGACGAGATCGACTACCTCGTACACAGCTTCGTGCAGCTCGGGCGCAACCCCACGGACGTGGAGCTGATGATGTTCGCGCAGGCCAACAGCGAGCACTGCCGCCACAAGATCTTCAACGCCGCGTTTGTCATCGACGGTGAGCCGCAGCCGGACTCGTTGTTTCGCATGATCCGACGCAGCACCGAGGCGAGCCCCAAAGGCGTGCTGTCGGCCTACAAAGACAACGCCGCCGTGATTGAAGGCTCGGAGGGCGGCCGCTTTTTCCCGCATCCCGACACGGGCGTCTACGCCGCTCATCGCGAGCCGGTGCACATCTTGATGAAGGTCGAGACGCACAACCACCCCACGGCGATCTCTCCCTTTCCGGGGGCGTCGACAGGCTCAGGCGGTGAGATCCGGGACGAGGGGGCGACAGGCCGGGGCTCGAAACCCAAGGCAGGGCTGGCGGGCTTCTCCGTATCCAACCTGAGACTGCCCGAGGCGCTGCAGCCCTGGGAGGCCGAGTACGGCAAGCCCGCACGTATCGCCTCTGCGCTCGACATCATGCTCGAGGCGCCGCTGGGCGCCGCGGCCTTCAACAACGAATTCGGACGCCCCAACCTCACGGGCTACTTTCGTACCTTCGAGCTGGAGGTGCCGGGCGTCAACGGGCCCGAGGTCCGGGGCTACCACAAGCCCATCATGCTGGCGGGTGGCCTTGGCAACATCCGCGCCGGGGACGTCGAAAAGCAGGAGATACCGCCCGGCTCGCCCCTCATCGTGCTGGGCGGGCCCGCGATGTTGATCGGCCTCGGCGGAGGTGCGGCTTCGTCGATGGCGCAGGGGGCCTCGCACGAGGACCTCGATTTTGCTTCGGTCCAGCGCGACAACGCCGAGATGGAGCGGCGCTGCCAGGAGGTCATCGATCGCTGCTGGGCGCTGGGTTCCGACAACCCCATCCTGTCCGTGCACGACGTGGGCGCGGGGGGACTCTCGAACGCCCTGCCTGAGCTCGTTCATGGCAGCGATCGGGGGGCCGTGTTCGAACTGCGAAAGGTTCCCAATGACGAGCCCGGCATGTCTCCGCTCGAGATCTGGTGCAACGAAGCCCAGGAACGCTACGTGCTGGCCGTGTCGGCGAAGGGTCTGGCACGCTTCGAGGCGCTGTGCCAGCGTGAGCGCGCCCCTTACGCGGTGTTGGGGGTGGCGACGGCGGAAGGTCACCTCACGGTCAATGACAGTCACTTCGGCAACAAGCCCATCGACGTGCCGCTGGGCCTCATTCTGGACAAGCCACCGAAGATGGTTCGCAACGTCACGCGGGCCGAGCCCAAGCTGACGCCTGTCGCCTTTTCCGGTGTGGACGTGGCCGAGGCCGTGCAGCGCGTGCTGCGCCTGCCCACGGTGGCAGACAAGACCTTTCTCATCACCATCGGCGATCGCTCCGTCACGGGGCTCGTGGCGCGCGACCAGATGGTGGGGCCTTACCAGGTGCCGGTGGCCGATGCGGCGGTCACCGCGACGAGCTTCGACACGTACGCGGGCGAGGCCATGGCCATGGGTGAGCGCACCCCGTTGGCCCTGGTGAATGCCGCTGCCGCCGCGCGCATGACCGTGGCCGAAGCGCTGACCAACCTGGCGAGCGCGGACGTGGCCACGCTTGGTCAGATCAAGCTCTCGGCCAACTGGATGGCCCCCGCGGGGGCGCCCGGCGAAGACGCCAAGCTCTACGAGGCGGTCAAGACGGTGGGCACCGAGCTCTGCCCCGCCCTGGGGATCGCGATCCCCGTGGGCAAAGACAGCATGTCCATGCGCACGGTGTGGAGCGAAGCAGGCACGAGCAAAGCCGTCACGGCGCCCCTGTCCCTGATCGTCAGCGCCTTCGCACCCGTGGCAGACGTGCGCAAGACCTGGACGCCTGCCTTGACGTCTGGACCTGAGCCCACGCGTTTGCTCCTGCTCGACCTGGCCGATGGGCGAGAGCGCCTGGGCGGTTCAGCGTTGGCGCAGGTGTTTGGTCAGCTGGGCAACGAAGCGCCTGATCTCGATGATCCCGAGCGGCTCACCGGGTTCTGGCTCGCCCTTGCAAAGTTGCGCGCGGGCGGGCGCGTCTTGGCCTACCACGATCGCTCCGACGGAGGGCTCTTCGTCACGCTCGTGGAGATGGCCTTCGCGGGCGGCGTGGGACTCTCGGTGTCGGTGGACGAGCTCCAAGGCAGCACGCTCGGCGCGCTCTTCGCCGAAGAGCTGGGCGCGGTGGTGCAGGTCCCCCTGTCCGCCGTGGCCGAGGTCCAAGCGGCGTTTGCCGGTACGGGCGTCAAGGTGCGGGATGTGGGCACGCCGCTCCCCGAAGACCGCGTCGTCGTTCAATCGGGTGGCCAGGTGATCTTCGAGAGCTCGCGCTCCGCCTTGCGGGCGGCATGGTCAGAGACCACCTTCCATATGCAGAGCCTGCGGGACGATCCCGCCTGCGCGGAAGAAGAGCAGGCCGAGCGCACCGACGCCTCCGATCCGGGGCGCAGCGCGCGGCTCACCTTCGATGCCGCTGCCGACGTCGCAGCGCCCTTCATCGCCACGGGTGTTCGCCCCCGTATGGCCATCCTGCGCGAGCAGGGTGTGAACGGCCAAATCGAGATGGCGGCCGCCTTCGATCGCGCGGGGTTCGAGGCGGTGGACGTGCACATGAGCGACATTCTCGAGGGTCGAATGACCCTGGCGTCGTTCAAGGGCTTGGTGGCTTGTGGCGGCTTCTCTTACGGCGACGTTTTGGGGGCAGGAGAGGGCTGGGCGAAGTCGATCCTGTTCAATGCGCGGGCCCGCGACGTGTTCGAGGTGTTCTTTCGCCGGGCCGACACCTTTGCGCTCGGCGTGTGCAACGGCTGCCAGATGATGTCGAACCTGCACAGCCTCATTCCCGGTGCCGAGCTGTGGCCGCGTTTCGTGCGCAACCGCTCGGATCGCTTCGAGGCCCGATTGCCGCTGCTGCGTATGGAGACGACGCCGTCGCTCTTCTTTGCGGGCATGGAAGGCTCGCAGCTTCCGATCGCTTTGGCCCATGGCGAGGGCCGCGCCGAGTTCCGTGACGAGGGCCACCTTCAGGCGTTGGAGTCTGCGGGACTGGTGGCGGCGCGCTTCGTGAACAACCGAGGCGCCGTGGCCACGACCTACCCCGCCAACCCCAACGGCTCCCCGCAGGGGATCACCGCCGTCACCACCACTGACGGGCGTGTCACCGTCATGATGCCGCACCCGGAGCGGGTGTTTCGGACGGTTTCACTCTCCTGGCATCCCGAAGGGTGGGGCGATGACAGCCCCTGGATGCGCATGTTCAGGAACGCGCGCGTCGCCGTGGGGTGA
- a CDS encoding ATP-binding cassette domain-containing protein: MTLAKPEWRRLGLGTLFLVVGSGASLAFPQGIRMVIDQALGGARAQSLDRAALLMAVIALVFGLSIACRYVLFTVAGERIVTNLRLRLYRSILDQEVGFFDARRTGELTSRLSSDTAVLQNAVSVNVSMALRSAAHAAGGIVLLLITSPLLTGIMLAVVPAVAMGAVVYGRRVRSLARDVQDALAGASEIAEESIAGLRTVRSFSAEPKEAARYSTAVERAFVFARRRIFAGGTFMAVASFAAYASAVLVFWYGGRLVASGGMTVGQLTSFLVYTLIVAFALGGLADLWADFMRAAGAAERVFDLMERQPAIPPHGGLVLPAVRGEVELRNVSFAYPTRPDVAVLSGLDLRLSPGEIVAVVGPSGAGKSTVAALMTRFYDPGAGDVLFDGHDVRSLDARWLRQRIGVVAQEPVLFSTSIAENIRYGRPEASTEDVQEAAHAANAHDFVLRFPQGYDTAVGERGVQLSGGQKQRIAIARALLKDPRLLILDEATSALDAESEHLVQEALERLMKGRTTLIIAHRLSTVMRADRVVVLDRGRVVQDGPHALLVKQDGIYRRLVERQFAGGPS, encoded by the coding sequence ATGACGTTGGCCAAGCCCGAGTGGCGTCGCTTGGGGTTGGGTACGTTGTTCCTGGTGGTCGGTAGCGGCGCGTCTTTGGCCTTTCCTCAAGGCATCAGGATGGTGATCGACCAGGCTTTGGGGGGAGCAAGGGCGCAGTCCCTGGATCGGGCGGCTTTGCTGATGGCGGTCATAGCGCTCGTTTTTGGGCTCTCGATCGCCTGTCGTTACGTGCTCTTCACGGTCGCCGGGGAGCGCATCGTGACGAACCTTCGTCTGCGCCTATACCGTTCGATCCTGGACCAGGAGGTGGGCTTCTTCGACGCCCGCCGCACCGGTGAGTTGACGAGCCGCCTGTCCTCGGACACGGCCGTGCTGCAAAACGCAGTCAGCGTCAACGTGTCGATGGCGCTGCGAAGTGCCGCGCACGCCGCGGGCGGCATCGTATTGCTCCTCATCACGTCGCCCCTCCTTACGGGGATCATGTTGGCCGTGGTGCCCGCCGTGGCGATGGGCGCGGTGGTCTACGGTCGACGCGTCCGCAGCTTGGCGCGCGATGTTCAGGACGCCCTGGCCGGCGCCAGCGAGATCGCCGAGGAGAGCATTGCGGGGCTTCGCACCGTGCGCTCGTTTTCGGCCGAGCCGAAGGAGGCGGCGCGGTACAGCACTGCGGTCGAGCGCGCGTTCGTGTTTGCGCGTCGCCGCATCTTTGCGGGGGGCACCTTCATGGCGGTCGCTTCGTTTGCGGCCTACGCCTCGGCCGTCCTCGTGTTCTGGTACGGCGGCCGTCTCGTGGCGTCCGGCGGCATGACAGTGGGACAGCTCACCTCGTTTCTGGTCTACACCCTCATCGTGGCGTTCGCGCTGGGTGGCCTCGCTGACCTCTGGGCCGACTTCATGCGGGCCGCGGGGGCCGCCGAGCGTGTCTTCGACCTGATGGAGCGACAGCCTGCCATCCCGCCGCACGGAGGTCTCGTGCTCCCCGCCGTGCGCGGAGAGGTCGAGCTACGCAACGTCAGCTTCGCTTACCCCACGCGCCCGGACGTCGCGGTGTTGAGCGGCCTCGACCTGCGTCTGTCGCCTGGCGAGATCGTGGCCGTGGTGGGACCTTCGGGGGCCGGTAAGTCCACCGTCGCGGCGCTCATGACGCGGTTTTACGACCCCGGCGCAGGAGACGTTTTGTTCGACGGACACGACGTGCGGAGCCTGGATGCCCGCTGGCTTCGTCAGCGCATCGGCGTGGTTGCGCAGGAGCCCGTCCTGTTCTCCACCAGCATTGCAGAGAACATTCGCTACGGGCGCCCTGAAGCCTCTACCGAGGACGTACAGGAAGCCGCGCACGCCGCCAACGCCCACGACTTCGTGCTGCGCTTCCCGCAAGGGTACGACACCGCCGTGGGCGAGCGGGGTGTACAGCTCTCCGGGGGACAAAAGCAACGCATCGCCATCGCCCGCGCGCTGCTCAAGGATCCTCGCCTGCTGATCCTGGACGAGGCCACGAGCGCGCTCGACGCCGAGAGCGAACACCTCGTGCAGGAGGCGCTCGAACGACTGATGAAGGGACGGACGACGCTCATCATCGCGCATCGGCTGTCCACCGTGATGCGCGCCGATCGCGTGGTCGTGCTCGATCGCGGCCGCGTGGTGCAAGACGGCCCCCACGCCTTGCTCGTCAAACAAGACGGAATTTACCGTCGTCTCGTCGAGCGCCAATTTGCAGGCGGCCCTTCTTGA
- the fbaA gene encoding class II fructose-bisphosphate aldolase has protein sequence MQKLKLKPGVITGNALTEVFDYCQSVPCALPAVNVIGSNSINAALESARQAKAPIIIQFSQSGAQFVAGKFLDNGKQQASIAGSVAGAANVRHLAQAYGVPVILHTDHAAKKLLPWVDGMLEEGERFFAAHKEPLFSSHMLDLSEEPLDENLEICRHTLSRMAKLGMTLEIELGVTGGEEDGVDNSDVDSSRLYTQPSEVLKAYDALSAVGKFTVAASFGNTHGVYKPGNVKLRPEILRNSQDHIKAERKTGDKPVHFVFHGGSGSTPEEIREAVSYGVVKMNIDTDTQWAFTRPIKQYMDKYDGYLKSQLGNPEGEDKPNKKQIDPRAWLHLGEKAVAERLVEAFKDLNAFGQFDF, from the coding sequence ATGCAAAAACTGAAGTTGAAGCCCGGCGTCATCACCGGAAACGCCCTGACCGAGGTTTTCGATTACTGCCAGAGCGTGCCCTGCGCGCTTCCCGCCGTGAACGTCATCGGCAGCAACTCGATCAACGCTGCCCTCGAGTCTGCGCGCCAAGCGAAGGCGCCCATCATCATCCAGTTCTCGCAGTCCGGTGCCCAGTTCGTGGCCGGCAAGTTCCTCGACAACGGCAAGCAGCAGGCTTCCATCGCAGGCTCCGTGGCCGGTGCGGCAAACGTGCGCCACCTGGCCCAGGCCTACGGAGTGCCCGTGATTCTGCACACCGATCACGCCGCCAAGAAGCTGTTGCCCTGGGTGGACGGCATGCTGGAAGAGGGAGAGCGCTTCTTCGCCGCTCACAAGGAGCCGCTCTTCTCGTCGCACATGCTGGATCTGTCCGAGGAGCCCCTGGACGAGAACCTCGAGATCTGCCGCCACACGCTGTCGCGCATGGCGAAGCTGGGCATGACCCTCGAGATCGAACTCGGCGTCACCGGCGGAGAAGAAGACGGCGTGGACAACAGCGACGTCGACAGCTCGCGTCTCTACACGCAGCCCTCTGAGGTACTCAAGGCGTACGACGCGCTCTCTGCGGTGGGTAAGTTCACCGTGGCCGCCTCGTTCGGCAACACGCACGGCGTCTACAAGCCCGGCAACGTCAAGCTGCGTCCCGAAATCCTCCGCAACTCGCAGGACCACATCAAGGCCGAGCGCAAGACCGGGGACAAGCCCGTTCACTTCGTGTTCCACGGCGGCTCGGGCTCGACCCCCGAGGAGATTCGTGAAGCGGTCTCCTACGGCGTGGTGAAGATGAACATCGACACCGACACGCAGTGGGCCTTCACCCGCCCCATCAAGCAGTACATGGACAAGTACGACGGCTACCTCAAAAGCCAGCTGGGCAACCCCGAAGGCGAAGACAAGCCGAACAAGAAGCAGATCGATCCCCGCGCCTGGCTGCACCTCGGTGAAAAGGCCGTGGCCGAGCGGCTGGTCGAGGCGTTCAAGGACCTGAACGCGTTCGGTCAGTTCGACTTCTGA
- a CDS encoding Hpt domain-containing protein, producing the protein MKVAREEDTIVDEAALLDAMGGDWETVHAVVRTFTRALKAYRLELSETVARGEPKAIREVAHKLKGTLANLRAPSARAFAEALELAAQEGRTQEFAALGASLLSSMGAVERVLSTERFLGSDA; encoded by the coding sequence TTGAAGGTGGCACGAGAGGAAGACACGATCGTCGACGAGGCGGCGTTGTTGGACGCCATGGGTGGCGATTGGGAGACGGTGCATGCCGTGGTGCGTACCTTCACCCGGGCTCTCAAGGCTTACCGGCTCGAGTTGAGTGAGACAGTAGCCCGCGGTGAGCCAAAGGCCATTCGCGAGGTGGCCCACAAGCTCAAGGGCACTCTTGCCAACCTCAGGGCACCAAGCGCCCGCGCCTTCGCCGAGGCTCTGGAGCTCGCCGCTCAGGAAGGACGCACCCAAGAGTTCGCGGCCCTCGGCGCGTCCCTCCTCTCAAGCATGGGCGCAGTGGAGCGGGTGCTCTCCACGGAGCGCTTCTTGGGCTCCGACGCGTAG
- a CDS encoding outer membrane lipoprotein-sorting protein produces the protein MHPLTVPFILLLPLAATAEAAPSPEARGLEIAREVDKANSGFRGERARMDMELVNAHGDRTTRRMTSETREEESDGDKSRVEFAWPADVKGTRMLTWSHKRDDDDQWLYLPAIKRTKRINGRNKAGSFMGSEFAYEDLGSQEVEKYTHKHLADESLGGRDVWKVERVPVDSNSGYSRQVLWLDKTYKNPLKIEYYDRKGVLLKTATFSNYQQYGKFWRAGAIETVNHQTKKSSRLVWSERTLGTAPPASAFESSELEG, from the coding sequence ATGCACCCGCTGACTGTCCCCTTCATTCTGCTGCTTCCTCTGGCCGCCACGGCCGAGGCCGCCCCAAGCCCCGAGGCCCGAGGTCTCGAGATCGCGCGCGAAGTCGACAAGGCCAACAGCGGCTTTCGCGGCGAGCGGGCCCGCATGGACATGGAGCTCGTCAACGCCCACGGCGACCGGACCACCCGTCGCATGACCTCCGAGACGCGCGAAGAGGAAAGCGACGGCGACAAATCGCGTGTCGAGTTCGCATGGCCCGCGGACGTCAAGGGCACACGCATGCTGACGTGGTCACACAAGCGCGACGACGACGACCAGTGGCTTTACCTGCCGGCCATCAAGCGCACCAAGCGCATCAATGGCCGCAACAAGGCGGGCTCCTTCATGGGTAGCGAGTTTGCCTATGAAGACCTCGGCAGCCAGGAGGTGGAAAAGTACACGCACAAGCACCTGGCCGACGAGAGCCTCGGCGGGCGAGACGTATGGAAGGTCGAACGCGTGCCCGTCGATAGCAACAGCGGGTACAGCCGGCAGGTGTTGTGGCTCGACAAGACGTACAAGAACCCGCTCAAGATCGAGTACTACGATCGCAAGGGCGTTTTGCTGAAGACGGCCACGTTCTCGAACTACCAGCAGTACGGCAAGTTCTGGCGTGCGGGCGCCATCGAAACGGTGAATCACCAGACGAAAAAGTCGTCGCGGCTCGTCTGGTCGGAGCGCACGCTCGGCACGGCGCCGCCCGCCTCGGCGTTCGAGAGCAGCGAGCTCGAGGGCTGA
- a CDS encoding TetR family transcriptional regulator produces MVPAAKKMDADERRASILSAAIPLFAAKGLEGVKTREIAEAAGVSEALLYRHFPSKDALFAEVQCTCLAGNAEDVERLGRLPDTTSTLVLAVYLVVRRVSGGPSVSEAQRATKQLLLRSLLETGNFARGFLKQASAPWVDKLTRCWHGARAAGDLVPDAPEPDVGVWLAHHLAFGLSSFYLVTPPVQPLPVAGEALQDATTRFALRGIGVRHEAIAAHFNPEAFRLLAAGAPGQN; encoded by the coding sequence ATGGTTCCCGCAGCGAAAAAGATGGACGCGGACGAGCGTCGTGCCTCGATTCTCAGCGCGGCCATTCCGCTCTTTGCTGCCAAAGGCCTCGAGGGCGTCAAAACGCGCGAAATCGCCGAAGCGGCCGGTGTCTCCGAAGCCCTGCTCTACCGCCATTTTCCCAGTAAAGATGCGTTGTTCGCGGAGGTGCAGTGCACCTGCCTCGCGGGCAACGCCGAGGATGTGGAACGGCTCGGAAGGCTGCCCGACACGACGAGCACCTTGGTGTTGGCCGTCTATCTCGTGGTGCGCCGTGTTTCAGGGGGGCCTTCCGTATCGGAGGCCCAACGGGCCACCAAACAACTGCTGCTGCGCAGCCTGCTCGAGACGGGAAACTTCGCACGCGGATTCCTGAAGCAGGCCTCGGCTCCCTGGGTGGACAAGCTGACCCGTTGCTGGCACGGCGCCCGCGCGGCGGGGGATTTGGTTCCGGACGCCCCGGAGCCGGACGTGGGCGTCTGGCTGGCCCATCACTTGGCCTTCGGCCTGTCCTCTTTTTATTTGGTCACCCCCCCGGTGCAGCCTCTGCCCGTGGCAGGAGAAGCCCTCCAGGATGCGACGACCCGCTTTGCCCTGAGGGGCATCGGGGTGCGCCACGAGGCGATCGCGGCCCACTTCAATCCAGAAGCCTTCCGGCTCCTGGCCGCGGGCGCGCCCGGGCAAAACTGA
- a CDS encoding DUF1552 domain-containing protein, translating into MLTTRRQAMKWTGAAAHLLPFLRSPRIHAAEGPRRVIFFFTIQGVLRPLWTPQSSGGSFSFGPLQTPLEPFKARTVLLDGLNFKSYELFGGGSNGHWSGNIHALTSAKPGSVKDRAGGPSIDYFLSEELAKKGIITPFKFLVHTVQGSNTNGSKVTLESTPVHTKANTLFTQSTETADTLFKKMFPAGWTKPGGQPGGDAGTPAADPALGRRRSVLDFLAREYGSVKASLPSWLPKEQADKFDHHATLIRDLELRLAPAPGSGGSSFEAGAACNKPGTTPSNAEYANNRADYEARAAVNFDLIKIAAACDMTRVFTLLVGMPPIDGVNNQHDLCHQTSDKTSGTGVDKVQDSQTNYFKQMARLAKALDEIPEGNGTALDNSAIVWTGQIASGGHDKNDHRWTIVGGLGGAIRTGRHLKLNGTPHSNLFVSLANGMGVNINSFGAPEACTGPLAGLA; encoded by the coding sequence ATGCTGACAACCAGGCGCCAGGCGATGAAGTGGACCGGGGCCGCCGCTCACTTGCTGCCCTTCTTGCGGAGCCCACGCATTCACGCTGCAGAAGGTCCCCGCAGGGTGATTTTCTTTTTCACGATTCAGGGCGTCTTGAGGCCCCTGTGGACACCTCAGAGCAGCGGGGGCTCGTTTTCGTTTGGACCCCTTCAGACGCCGCTCGAGCCTTTCAAGGCTCGCACGGTTTTGCTCGATGGACTCAACTTCAAGTCATACGAGCTTTTCGGTGGCGGCAGCAACGGGCACTGGAGCGGCAACATCCATGCGCTCACCAGCGCGAAGCCAGGCTCCGTCAAGGACCGGGCCGGTGGCCCCAGCATCGACTACTTCCTGTCGGAAGAGCTTGCGAAGAAGGGCATCATCACGCCCTTCAAGTTCCTGGTCCACACGGTGCAAGGCTCGAACACAAACGGCTCGAAGGTGACGCTCGAGAGCACGCCCGTGCACACCAAGGCCAACACGCTGTTCACGCAGTCGACGGAGACGGCCGACACCTTGTTCAAGAAGATGTTCCCCGCGGGCTGGACGAAGCCTGGCGGACAACCGGGTGGAGATGCCGGAACGCCCGCAGCCGACCCTGCTTTGGGTCGGCGCAGGAGCGTGCTCGATTTCCTGGCGCGCGAGTACGGCTCGGTGAAGGCCAGCCTGCCTTCCTGGCTTCCCAAAGAGCAGGCTGACAAATTCGACCACCATGCGACGTTGATTCGCGATCTGGAGCTGCGCTTGGCTCCTGCGCCAGGCAGCGGCGGTTCGAGCTTCGAGGCGGGCGCCGCCTGCAACAAGCCGGGGACCACGCCGTCGAACGCTGAGTACGCCAACAACAGGGCGGACTACGAGGCCCGCGCCGCCGTCAACTTCGACCTCATCAAGATCGCTGCGGCTTGTGACATGACCCGGGTGTTCACCTTGCTGGTCGGCATGCCTCCCATCGACGGCGTCAACAATCAGCATGACCTTTGCCACCAGACGTCAGACAAGACCAGCGGCACTGGCGTCGACAAGGTGCAAGACTCACAAACCAACTACTTCAAACAGATGGCCCGTTTGGCCAAGGCCCTCGACGAGATCCCCGAAGGGAACGGGACAGCCCTGGACAACTCAGCCATCGTTTGGACGGGCCAGATCGCCAGCGGCGGCCACGACAAAAACGACCACCGCTGGACCATCGTGGGTGGCCTGGGCGGCGCGATCAGGACCGGGCGCCACTTGAAGCTGAACGGCACCCCACACAGCAATCTGTTCGTGTCGCTCGCGAATGGGATGGGCGTCAACATCAACTCGTTCGGCGCGCCCGAGGCCTGCACCGGCCCCCTCGCCGGCTTGGCCTGA